Genomic segment of Streptosporangium sp. NBC_01755:
CATGAGCTTCTACGTCGACCCGTGGCTGTTCAACTGCAAGGCCAACCCCGCCGACTCCAAGGCCGAGCAGCTGGAGCAGCGCGGCGTCGTCACCGGCATGCAGCGCGCCCTCGACTACGCCCGCAAGCGGGGCGTCACCCTCATCAGCGCCATCGGCAACGGCTCCACGGACCTCGGCAGGCCCAGCAAGGACGACACCAGCCCCGACTACCCCAAGGACGTCGAGCGCACCCGCAAGATCGACAACTCCTGCCTCAACGTCCCGGCCGAGTCCAAGGGCGTCATCTCGGTCTCCGCGGTCGGCCCGAGCAAGCGCAAGGCCTACTACTCCGACTACGGCATCGAGCAGGCCGACCTGTCGGCACCCGGCGGTGACGAGTTCGACGGCGGCACCGGCTACGACATCACCAAGGGCATCCTGGCCCCCGCCCCGGAGAACGCGCTGCGGGCCAAGGGACAGCTCAACGCCGACGGCACCCCGAAGTACAAATCAATCATCCGGGAGTGCCGCGACGACGTCTGCGCCTACTACCAGTACCTCGTCGGCACCTCCATGGCCGCCCCGCACGCCACCGGCGTGGCCGCCATCCTGATCAGCCGCTTCGGCAAGCCGGACAAGAGCGGCCTCACCATGGCCCCCGGAGAGGTCCAGCGCCTGCTGTACGCCACCGCCACCGAGAAGGCCTGCCCCTCGTCCCGCAAGTACGCCTACAAGATCGACCTCGTCGCGGACGAGGTTCACAAGTGCGAGGGTTCGAAGGCGCGCAACGGCTTCTACGGCCGGGGCATCGTCGACGCCGCCGGGGCGGCCTCCGTCACCCGCTGAGGCCGCACCGGGGCTCCATCCGCCCGAGCCCCGTCCCGACAGGCCGCGGCTCGTGCCGCGCCCACCGGCCGCAGGTACAGCCGCCACATGGCGCACGTCCATGGCCACACCCTGTGGAAACCGTCTCAACGCCCGCTTGGCGCCCGATGAGGATCCGATGAGAACGCCGGCCACCGGGGCGGGCTCCGGAAGGGCGCCCCGACGGAAACAGTGCCCCATTATGTTCGTTTTGTCGCGTTCAAAAGAGGATCAACAGGCGGGTGGAACGGTCAGGCCGGGGAACAGGGGCAGAACCGGAGGGTCACCGGTACCTCCGGCGGAACGGCCTGACTTTCGTGACAGGCCGAACCCGCGCTCTAAACCCGCGCTCCAGAGCCTGAGGTCGCCAGGGAGCGGCCCGGGAAAACGGGGATCTGTGTCCCTGATGAGCAAGGTTGCGGTGAATGTGACGTGAGGGGCGATTCGCAACCTCCCGTTCACCAAGGGTAGCGTTTATGTCACCGAATTTTTCATTGCCGCCATGACCAACGTCACGACCAAGTGGTCTGTACCAATTAGGGTGGGATCCGTGACTCGTCGCGCGAAAATCGTCTGCACTCTCGGCCCCGCCACCTCCTCTCCCGAACGTCTCCGCGAGCTGATCGCGGCCGGGATGGACGTGGCCCGTTTCAACCTCAGCCACGGCAGCCACGAACTGCACAAGGAGGTTTACGACAGGGTGAGGGAGGCGGCCGCCGAGCTCGGGCGTGGCGTAGGTCTGCTGGCCGACCTCCAAGGCCCCAAGATCCGGGTCGGCAAGTTCGAAGAGGGCCCCGTCCGCCTCGGCTTCGGTGACGTCTTCACGATCACCACCGAGGATGTCCCCGGAGACCGCGAGCAGGTCTCCACCTCCTACCAGGGACTCCCCAAGGACGTCCACCCCGGAGACAGCATCCTGGTCGACGACGGCCGGGTCCGCCTGGAGGTGACCCGGGTCGAAGACCAGCGCGTCACCACCCGCGTGATCATCGGCGGCATGATCTCCGACAACAAGGGCCTCAACCTGCCGGGCGTCAACGTCAGCGCCCCCGTCCTCACCGACAAGGACGAGACCGACCTGCGCTGGGCCCTGCGCACCGGCTTCGACCTGGTCGCCCTCTCCTTCGTCAGGCGCCCCTCCGACGCCGACGTGGTACGCAACATCATGGAGCAGGAAGGCATCCGCCTCCCACTGCTCGCCAAGATCGAAAAGCCGCAGGCGGTGGAACGGCTCCCCGAGATCATCGAGGCCTTCGACGGCATCATGGTCGCCCGCGGCGACCTCGGCGTCGAACTGCCCCTCGAAGAGGTGCCCATCGTGCAGAAGCGGGCCATCGAACTCTGCCGCGAGAAGGCCCGCCCGGTCATCGTCGCCACCCAGATGCTCGAATCGATGATCACCGCACCGCGCCCCACCCGAGCGGAGGCCTCCGACGTCGCCTACGCCGTCATGGACGGCGCCGACGCGGTCATGCTCTCCGGGGAGACCTCGGTCGGCAACTACCCCATCGAGGTCGTCGAGACCATGAGCCGCATCGCCACGACCGCGGAGAAAAGCTCACTCCAGGCCACCCACAGCCTCGACCGGCTGCCGGAGACCACCGGCGGCGCCATCGCCCGCGCCGCCGCCGAGGTCGGCGCCATCGTGGGCGCCAAGGCACTGGTGGCGTTCACCATGTCCGGTGAGACCGCCCGCCGCCTGGCCCGCTACCGCTCCCCGATCCCACTGCTGGCCTTCACCTCCGCCAGCCACGTCCGCAACCAGCTCGCACTGACCTGGGGCGTGGAGACCTTCGAAGTGCCGTTCGTCCACCACACCGACGACATGGTCCGCCAGGTGGAGGCCGCGCTGCTGGCCCACTCCCGGCTGGAGAAGGGCGACAAGGTGGTCATCGTCGCCGGCTCCCCCCCCGGCACCGCGGGCTCCACCAACGCCCTGCGCGTGCACACCATCGGAGCGGCGGTCTCCAACCCCTCCTGATCCACGTAGCGTATGGCCACCGCTCCGGCGGTGGCCATACCCGTCTTCGAGGGTCGTCCTCCGACAGCCGACGAACGTCAGATCCCCGGGAACACCCGACGCAGGTCGTCCAGCGTGACACCGTCACCGGTGACGGTCACCGACGGCGGGGTGTGCTCGGGAGCCAGCCTGCCGCCGAGCAGACGCACCCACGCCTCAGCCGGAAGCGACAGGATGTCGGCAGGCTCGGGGGCCTCGCTGAAACCGACGGTCTCGCCAAGAGTGAGACCCAGCACCCGCTCGGGGTCACTCGTCTCGACCCGGAGGGTCCTGGCAAGACGCGGATCGAGGGCATCGGGCCTGCCCAAAAAGCCGATCATGAAATCAAGCGGCCCGGAGTACAGATCGATCAGCACCCCGCCCGTGTCCGGCGCCACAACGGCTGCCGGGTCGAAGGCGACCATGATGTCCCAGAAGTGCAGGGCGGCCTCGTTCAGTCGCATCCCGGCCACCAGAGCGACATCGCCGGGCGCGGGCAGGAAGCTCAGCTTGACCCGGAGCCGTTCGCGGGCGTCCGCGTCGAGACCTTCGAGGGCGGAGACGATCTCCGCGTCCACGACGAGGAAGTCCCCGGCCTGCCCCTCGGGATCCTTCGCGTTCCAGCGGTCCCAGACCTCGTGGTTGAAATCCTGGCCGGGAGCCTCCTGACCGTCCAGCGCCGTCCGCAACGCCGCCAGACCGATCTCCGCGCCGCTGCCGAGGTGGCTGAGCACCTGGGCGACGGTCCACTCCGAGGCCCCCGACCGTCGGTCGAGATCGGCGGCGTCCAGGCCGCGGACGAAGGCCGCCAGCCCGTCATGGGTGGTACGCAGGGCCGCGATGGTCCGGTCAGCGAGTGTGCTCATGATTCTCCATCCTCGTACTCCCACGTCCGCAACGCTATCGGCCGCCCCTTCTCCTCCGAGGGAACCGGCGGCGCGTCCGTCAGGCGGTAACCCGCCGCGCGAGCCACCGCCACACTCGCCGCGTTACCCGCCTCGATCTCCAGCAGCAGCCGCGACACCCCAACCGTGTCACGGGCGAACTCCGTCATCACCCGCACCGCCCCCCGCGCCAGCCCCCGCCCCCGGTAAACGGCCCCCACGCTGTAACCGATCTCCGCGACATCCAGCCCCAGGCCGCTCAACATCAGCAACACCTCACCCACGGGCTCACCCCCGTCCACCGTGATCGCCAACTGCAACCGCTCCCCGGCCGCCCGCCGCTGCCGGGCCCGTTCCAGATAGGCCCGCGCCGCCTGCGGGCCGAACGGCGAGACCAGCGGCGTCCAGTACGCCACCTCGGGGTCGTCGAACAGCTTCACCATCGCCCCCAGATCGCCGTCCTCCCACTCCCGCAGCACCACCCCGTGCCCGCGAAGCCGCACCTCCTCCGGAAGACACACCCGCCCGGCACCGGGACCGCTCAGCTCCGCCTGGCCGTTCTCCATGATTCCCACGCATCCCCCTCGGTCACGCCGTCTTCCGAGCAACCTACTCGCCCACCGGGGCGCCCCCACCAAGCCACCTCAGTACTTCGGCCCCACGAACTCGTCCAACCGCTCAACGGCGGCTCGCCTGGCCACGGAGATGGTGTTGGGCTTGGAATAACGCCACGCCACATCCAGCAGGTCGAGCGCTTCCCCGCAGAGAGCGAGGATGTCCCGGGACTCGTTCACGAAGAGGTAGCGCGGGTACTCGTACCAGTGTGTCTCGCCGGGTGGCTGCCGTTGAACACGGTTGATGACGCGACAACCATCGGAGTGCATCAGCCCTCGAACGAGATGGCCCGGATTCGCTGCGACGATCTGGCGTTGCCAGGCTTCCAGTTCGATCAGGCGAGTGTGCTTCTTCCCTGGCCCATGTTGTGGGAACAGATGCGGCCAATGCTTGGAGAAGGAATTGATTTCGGTACAGCCCTGTCTGGGCAGCATGCGGACCCTATTGTCCGGTCTGATGGATAGAAGTGCCTGAATGCACTCTTCCTGTAGTCCTGGCCATGTATCGGCGCACATGATGCGCAATGACCAGACTTGCTTGGAAGGGTCGCCGACGGTGCTGATGTAGCCGTCTCCAAGGTAGAGGCCGAGAAGGTAGGCGTACTTGTCTTGCGGGTCGGGAAGTTCCGGAATCTCCAGGCATCGAGGACAGGAAGCCACACGTCGGACCAGGTGATCGGGACGTTCCTGCCATGCCCTGACGGTCGACCGTGAAATGCCGGTGCGGCGGCTGACCGAACTGATCGTCTCGCCCGACTTGAGGAGGTCACGAACTCTTTCACGGATGGTTACGTCGTACATACGGAAAGTGTTTCAGCTGGGTACGACAAAACCGCCCGGCCATGTGGCCGGGCGGTTGAAGCGTGCCCCGGGTGGGACTCGAACCCACACTGTACGGGTTTTGAATCCGCTCCCTCATGCCAATTGGGGTACCGGGGCAGGAATCCGGACATGTCCGAATCTATCCAAAACGCTTGTCGTGCATCCTAACCGATGACGATCGCTTGACCGGAACCGGCGTGGTCCTAATCTAGCGGACGTCGGTACTCTCTTGCTCGTGAGTATGCAGCGGCGAGTGGTGATCGCGGAAGATGAAGCACTGATCCGGCTCGACCTCAAGGAGATGTTAGAGGAAGAAGGGTACGAGGTTGTCGCGGAGGCCGGGGACGGGGAGTCGGCGGTCAAGCTGGCGATGGAGCAGCGGCCCGACCTGGTGATCCTGGATGTGAAGATGCCCATCCTGGACGGGATCTCGGCGGCCGAGCAGATCGTGTCGCAGCGGATCGCGCCGTGTCTCATTCTCACGGCCTTCTCGCAGCGCGATCTGGTGGAGCGGGCGAGGGACGCCGGTGCGATGGCGTATCTGGTGAAGCCGTTCACGAAGTCGGATCTGGTGCCGGCGATCGAGATGGCGGTCAGCAGGCATCAGGAGATCGCCGCGCTGGAGCGGGAGGTCGGGACGCTCTCCGAGCGGCTGGAGACGCGCAAGTTGGTGGAGCGGGCCAAGGGTCTGCTGATGGAGCGGCACGGGTGGAGTGAGCCGCAGTCGTTCCGGTGGATTCAGAAGGCGTCGATGGATCGCAGGTTGAGCATGCGGCAGGTTGCGCAGCTCGTGGTCGCGGACGCGGGTGATGGCGCGGATAGGGGTGGGGGTGGCCCTGAGGTGGGGGCGGAGGAGCCCTGAATCGGACTCTCCGCTTCTTTCCGTAAGCCCGTACCTGTCGGGGTGTAGCTCGCGGAGGAGGCGATATGGGCTTTCCGGGGGCCGGGGTGATGGCCGTGGAGGTGGCGAAGTCGCCAGTGACCACGGCTTTTGTGTCTGATAGCCGAAAAGGATCGGTGTTGTAAAGAAACGGTAACGGCGGGCCGTCCTGTATCGACCCGTGACATCGGCTGGCTGTACTAACCGACACAACCCCTGGCCACCCGCCAGGGAAGGGCATCTGTGAACCCGGTCCTGACGAGGGAACGGGCGAAAGGAAGGCAACCTTGCGGCCTAAGACTGCACGCCTCGGTGGAGTGCTTGCCGCCGGTGTGGCGCTCACCCTCGGTCTCGCTGCCTGCGGTGACGGTGGTACGGAAGCCACGCCGGCTGAGGGTGGCTCCAGTGCTGCCGCCCCCGGTACCATAAAGCTTGGCTTCATGGGAGACCTGACCGGCGCCAATGCCGGCATCGTCATTCCCCCCAGGAACGGTGCGAAGCTCGTCATCGACGAGTACAACAAGACCAACCCGGCTGTGAAGATCGAGCTGGTCGAGTACGACAGCCAGGCGGACCCGTCGAAGGCGGTCGCGCTGGCTCAGCAGGCCATCAAGACCGACAAGATCGTCGGTTTGATCGGCCCGGCGTTCTCCGGTGAGTCCGCTCAGGTGGCGCCGGTGCTGGAGGAGGCGAAGCTGCCGAGCATCTCGGCGTCCGCCACCAACGCCGCGCTGTCGACGAACGGCTGGAAGTACTGGCACCGCGTGCTGCCGAGTGACAATGTTCAGGGTCCCGGTATCGGTGACTTCATTGCGACGGGTCTCGCGGCGAAGAACGTTTTCGTCATCGACGACAAGTCCGAGTACGGCAAGCCGCTTGCCGACGCGGTCAAGGGCGCGCTTGAGGCCAAGAGCGTGAAGCTGACGACCGACTCGCTTGACCCGACCGAGAGTGACTTCTCCTCGGTGGTGAACAAGGTCGTGGCTGCCAAGCCTGACGCGATCTTCTTTGGCGGTTACTACGCCGCGGGTGGCAACCTGCTCAAGCAGCTCCGCGACAAGGGGGTCAAGGACGCGAAGTTCCTGTCCGGCGACGGTTCGCTGGACAAGGGTCTGATCGACGGTGCCGGTGCCGCGAACGCCGAGGGCGCGCTGGTCGGTTGCCCGTGCTACATCGCGACCCCGGATGTGACCGACGCCAAGGTGAAGGCGTTCGCCGACGCCTACAAGGCCGCTTACAGCGCTGACCCGGCGATCTACGCGGCTGAGGGTTACGATGCCGCGACGGTCTTCGTCGAGGCGATCAAGGCGGGCAACACCACGGCTGAGAAGATCAACGAGTTCATCGCCACGGTGGACTTCGCGGGTGTCTCCAAGCAGGTCAAGTTCGAGGCCAACGGTGAGGTCTCGGCGAAGGACATCTACATCTACCAGGTCAAGGACGGTGCCATCGGTCTGCTGGGCAAGGCCACCGAGGCCAAGCTGGGTTAGTCCGGCGCTGAAGAAGAGTAGGTAGTCGGCGCGCGGGGAGCGGGAAGGCGCAGTGTGTTCCCGCTCCCCGCGCCCTTCCAGAGAGTCCACGAGGTTCTGCTGGAGGCGGTGTGCTACCCGAAAGTGCAGGCGACCCCCGCTGGAAGTGGTAAACCCTAGTGCTCAATGACTTCATCAATCAGTTCTGGCCGGCGACGATCGACGGCCTGGCCTTCGGCTCGATCTACGCTCTGATCGCACTCGGTTACACCATGGTGTACGGCGTGCTGCGGCTGATCAACTTTGCACATTCAGAAGTTTTCATGATCGGTACGTTCGGCGCGATGCTGGTGCCGTTCGTGTTCGGCATCAACTCGCCGCTGACCGGCATCGCGCTGGTCGGTGTCGTGGTGGCGATGATCCTGGTCGGCATGCTCGCCTCGGCGGGTACCGCGATCGCGCTGGAGCAGATCGCCTACCGGCCGCTGCGCAAGCGCGGCGCGTCCCGGCTGGCGGCGCTGATCTCGGCCATCGGTGCCTCGATCTTCCTCCAGGAGTTGTTCGCGCTCCTGGTGATCCCGGAGGTCTTCAACCGTCCGGAGCAGGGTCGTATTCAGATGGCTCTGCCCCGGCTGATGGAGCGGAGCGAACTTTTCTCGATCTTCGGGCACTCCGTCCGGATCGACCAGATATTCGTTATCCTCGCGGCGATCGGCATGATGATCGCGCTGGACGCCCTGGTGAACCGCTCGAAGATCGGCCGGGGTATTCGCGCCACCGCGCAGAACCCCGAGGCGGCCGTGCTGATGGGCGTCGACATCAACAGGATCGTCCGGATGACCTTCCTCATCGGCGGCGGTATGGCCGGTGTGGCGGGTGCGCTCTATCTGATCTCGTACGAGAACACGCACTACTTTGTCGGATTCCTCTTCGGTATCAAGGCGTTCACCGCGGCGGTCCTGGGTGGCATCGGCAACCTGCGCGGCGCCCTGGTCGGTGGAATCACGCTCGGGCTGGTGGAGAACTACGGAGCCATCTTCTTCGGCTCCGACTGGAAGCATGTGATCTCCTTCACCATCCTCGTCTTGGTCCTGATGTTCCGCCCCACCGGAATCCTCGGTGAATCACTCCAGCAGGCGCGCGCATGAACCAGAAGAATTCCCTGGCAGGTTTCCGTAATGGTCTCGGTCGCTTCGGCGACGCCATGCACGATCGCTGGCTGAGCACTCCGGGCTGGCAGCGCTGGGTGCTGTACGTGCTCCTGATCGTCGGGGCGCTGCTGCTGCCTTCGGAGAGTCTCGCCCCCTTCATGTCGCCCTACACCGACTGGGCGAGCATCCTGTTCTTCCCGATCGGGACGTATGTGGTCCTGGCGATCGGCCTGAACGTGGTGGTCGGTCAGGCGGGCCTGCTCGACCTGGGTTTCGTCGCGTTCTACGCCGTGGGCGGTTACGCGATGGCGCTGATCGGTACCCGGCTGGGCTGGAACTTCTGGCTCATCCTGGTGGTCGGCATCGGGATCTGTGCCCTGTCGGGCCTCACGCTGGGCGCTCCGACGCTGCGGTTGCGCGGTGACTATCTGGCGATCGTCACGCTGGGCTTCGGTGAGATCATTCGTATCACCGCCCGCAACACCGACGAGATCGGTGGCCCGAACGGCGTCCGCGGCATTCCGCACCCGCCGAGCGTCGAGGACTTCAAGCTCTTCGGGGTGAACTTCTCCGAGGTGTTCGGGGTGGATCCCCTCAAGTACGGGGTGCTGGACCCGCGCCCCTACTACTATCTGCTGGTCGCGCTGGCCGTCATCGTGATCATCCTGGTGAAGCGCTGGGAGAAGAGCCGGGTCGGGCGTGCCTGGGCGGCGATTCGTGAGGACGAGGACGCGGCCGAGGTCATGGGCGTGCCGACGTTCCGCTTCAAGATGCTCGCCTTCGCGATCGGTGCCTCCATCGGTGGCGCGATGGGCGTGCTGTGGGCGGCGAAGGCCATCTCGATCAACCCGAACGACTTCCAGTTTCTGCTGTCGGCGACGATTCTGGCCGCGGTGGTCATGGGTGGTTCGGGCAACCTGCCGGGTGTCATGCTGGGTGCCTTCCTGGTGGCCTGGCTGCCTGAGCGGTTCCGTGGTCTGCAGGAGTACCGCATGCTGATCTTCGGTGCGGTGCTCGTGGCGCTGATGATCTTCCGTCCGGAGGGTCTGCTGCCGTCGCGTCAACGCAGGGCGGAGTTGCAAGAGGGAACAGGCGGGATGGGTACGCTCGGGGCCGAGGTTCCCGGGCCCGATTCGCAGGTTGAGGAGGTGGCTTCCAAGTGAGCGCCGAGGTGAATCCGGCCACTGTGACCTCGGAGGTGGCACAGGCGGAGCGGAGTGGCCGCACCATGTTGGAGCTGCGGAACCTCGTGATGCGGTTCGGCGGTGTCACGGCGCTGCGCGAGGTCGACCTGACCATCAAGGAGGGGGAGATCTTCGCGCTCATCGGTCCGAACGGCGCCGGCAAGACCACGGTGTTCAACGTGGTGACCGGGGTCTACCAGCCGACCGAGGGTGAGGTCCGCTTCCTGGACGAGAAGATCAGCGGCGTCAAGCGCTTCAAGATCACAAAGCG
This window contains:
- the pyk gene encoding pyruvate kinase; translated protein: MTRRAKIVCTLGPATSSPERLRELIAAGMDVARFNLSHGSHELHKEVYDRVREAAAELGRGVGLLADLQGPKIRVGKFEEGPVRLGFGDVFTITTEDVPGDREQVSTSYQGLPKDVHPGDSILVDDGRVRLEVTRVEDQRVTTRVIIGGMISDNKGLNLPGVNVSAPVLTDKDETDLRWALRTGFDLVALSFVRRPSDADVVRNIMEQEGIRLPLLAKIEKPQAVERLPEIIEAFDGIMVARGDLGVELPLEEVPIVQKRAIELCREKARPVIVATQMLESMITAPRPTRAEASDVAYAVMDGADAVMLSGETSVGNYPIEVVETMSRIATTAEKSSLQATHSLDRLPETTGGAIARAAAEVGAIVGAKALVAFTMSGETARRLARYRSPIPLLAFTSASHVRNQLALTWGVETFEVPFVHHTDDMVRQVEAALLAHSRLEKGDKVVIVAGSPPGTAGSTNALRVHTIGAAVSNPS
- a CDS encoding branched-chain amino acid ABC transporter permease translates to MLNDFINQFWPATIDGLAFGSIYALIALGYTMVYGVLRLINFAHSEVFMIGTFGAMLVPFVFGINSPLTGIALVGVVVAMILVGMLASAGTAIALEQIAYRPLRKRGASRLAALISAIGASIFLQELFALLVIPEVFNRPEQGRIQMALPRLMERSELFSIFGHSVRIDQIFVILAAIGMMIALDALVNRSKIGRGIRATAQNPEAAVLMGVDINRIVRMTFLIGGGMAGVAGALYLISYENTHYFVGFLFGIKAFTAAVLGGIGNLRGALVGGITLGLVENYGAIFFGSDWKHVISFTILVLVLMFRPTGILGESLQQARA
- a CDS encoding maleylpyruvate isomerase N-terminal domain-containing protein; translation: MSTLADRTIAALRTTHDGLAAFVRGLDAADLDRRSGASEWTVAQVLSHLGSGAEIGLAALRTALDGQEAPGQDFNHEVWDRWNAKDPEGQAGDFLVVDAEIVSALEGLDADARERLRVKLSFLPAPGDVALVAGMRLNEAALHFWDIMVAFDPAAVVAPDTGGVLIDLYSGPLDFMIGFLGRPDALDPRLARTLRVETSDPERVLGLTLGETVGFSEAPEPADILSLPAEAWVRLLGGRLAPEHTPPSVTVTGDGVTLDDLRRVFPGI
- a CDS encoding branched-chain amino acid ABC transporter permease, whose amino-acid sequence is MNQKNSLAGFRNGLGRFGDAMHDRWLSTPGWQRWVLYVLLIVGALLLPSESLAPFMSPYTDWASILFFPIGTYVVLAIGLNVVVGQAGLLDLGFVAFYAVGGYAMALIGTRLGWNFWLILVVGIGICALSGLTLGAPTLRLRGDYLAIVTLGFGEIIRITARNTDEIGGPNGVRGIPHPPSVEDFKLFGVNFSEVFGVDPLKYGVLDPRPYYYLLVALAVIVIILVKRWEKSRVGRAWAAIREDEDAAEVMGVPTFRFKMLAFAIGASIGGAMGVLWAAKAISINPNDFQFLLSATILAAVVMGGSGNLPGVMLGAFLVAWLPERFRGLQEYRMLIFGAVLVALMIFRPEGLLPSRQRRAELQEGTGGMGTLGAEVPGPDSQVEEVASK
- a CDS encoding ANTAR domain-containing response regulator — encoded protein: MQRRVVIAEDEALIRLDLKEMLEEEGYEVVAEAGDGESAVKLAMEQRPDLVILDVKMPILDGISAAEQIVSQRIAPCLILTAFSQRDLVERARDAGAMAYLVKPFTKSDLVPAIEMAVSRHQEIAALEREVGTLSERLETRKLVERAKGLLMERHGWSEPQSFRWIQKASMDRRLSMRQVAQLVVADAGDGADRGGGGPEVGAEEP
- a CDS encoding transcriptional regulator yields the protein MYDVTIRERVRDLLKSGETISSVSRRTGISRSTVRAWQERPDHLVRRVASCPRCLEIPELPDPQDKYAYLLGLYLGDGYISTVGDPSKQVWSLRIMCADTWPGLQEECIQALLSIRPDNRVRMLPRQGCTEINSFSKHWPHLFPQHGPGKKHTRLIELEAWQRQIVAANPGHLVRGLMHSDGCRVINRVQRQPPGETHWYEYPRYLFVNESRDILALCGEALDLLDVAWRYSKPNTISVARRAAVERLDEFVGPKY
- a CDS encoding GNAT family N-acetyltransferase, yielding MENGQAELSGPGAGRVCLPEEVRLRGHGVVLREWEDGDLGAMVKLFDDPEVAYWTPLVSPFGPQAARAYLERARQRRAAGERLQLAITVDGGEPVGEVLLMLSGLGLDVAEIGYSVGAVYRGRGLARGAVRVMTEFARDTVGVSRLLLEIEAGNAASVAVARAAGYRLTDAPPVPSEEKGRPIALRTWEYEDGES
- a CDS encoding branched-chain amino acid ABC transporter substrate-binding protein — translated: MALTLGLAACGDGGTEATPAEGGSSAAAPGTIKLGFMGDLTGANAGIVIPPRNGAKLVIDEYNKTNPAVKIELVEYDSQADPSKAVALAQQAIKTDKIVGLIGPAFSGESAQVAPVLEEAKLPSISASATNAALSTNGWKYWHRVLPSDNVQGPGIGDFIATGLAAKNVFVIDDKSEYGKPLADAVKGALEAKSVKLTTDSLDPTESDFSSVVNKVVAAKPDAIFFGGYYAAGGNLLKQLRDKGVKDAKFLSGDGSLDKGLIDGAGAANAEGALVGCPCYIATPDVTDAKVKAFADAYKAAYSADPAIYAAEGYDAATVFVEAIKAGNTTAEKINEFIATVDFAGVSKQVKFEANGEVSAKDIYIYQVKDGAIGLLGKATEAKLG